A stretch of the Thiomicrorhabdus xiamenensis genome encodes the following:
- the gshA gene encoding glutamate--cysteine ligase: MPATTVVPHLQTALTGPLLELESHLLAQNQEIEAWLRKQFKQTPAPFYASVDLRNAGYKLAPVDTNLFPAGFNNLHPEIRSLAVHAAQSTITQICPIADGVLIIPENHTRNTFYLENLFSLKTIIETAGYEVQIGSLMEGLDAPMIIELPSGNTLTLKPLVRKDNQVGVDDFFPCAVLLNNDLSGGRPEILENIEQTLLPPLDLGWASRYKTHHFQHYSEVTEAFAKIVKIDPWLITPTSVQCGPVNFKERSGLEDLAETVNKVLADTQQYYDTHNIGCKPFAIVKSDSGTYGMAIMSVQSSEDILSLNRKQRNKMASVKEGLHVEQMLVQEGVYTYEEIDGAVAEPVVYMIGNQVVGSFYRVHTGKEATDNLNSPGMHFQPLSYAEPGIMPDETQQPDSAPNRFYAYGVIARLALLAAAREIADAKGDLPPLEIQ, translated from the coding sequence ATGCCAGCAACTACCGTCGTTCCCCATTTGCAAACCGCCCTAACGGGTCCGCTACTTGAACTGGAAAGCCACCTGCTTGCCCAGAACCAGGAAATTGAAGCTTGGCTACGTAAGCAGTTCAAGCAGACGCCGGCACCTTTTTATGCATCAGTGGATCTGCGTAATGCCGGCTACAAGCTGGCGCCGGTTGACACCAACCTTTTCCCGGCCGGCTTTAACAATCTTCATCCTGAAATCCGTTCTTTGGCTGTACATGCGGCACAGAGCACCATTACACAGATCTGTCCGATTGCCGATGGCGTTCTGATTATTCCGGAAAACCATACCCGTAACACTTTCTATCTGGAAAACCTGTTTTCCCTGAAAACGATTATTGAGACAGCCGGCTACGAAGTGCAGATCGGATCCCTGATGGAAGGTCTCGATGCTCCGATGATTATCGAACTGCCATCTGGCAACACATTGACCCTGAAGCCGTTGGTTCGTAAAGACAATCAGGTAGGCGTGGATGACTTTTTCCCTTGCGCGGTACTGCTTAACAACGATCTGTCAGGCGGCCGTCCGGAAATTCTCGAAAACATAGAACAGACACTGTTGCCGCCTCTGGATCTTGGTTGGGCCAGCCGCTATAAGACGCACCACTTTCAGCATTATTCGGAAGTCACCGAAGCCTTTGCCAAGATCGTCAAGATCGATCCTTGGCTGATCACCCCGACCTCGGTTCAATGCGGCCCGGTGAATTTCAAAGAGCGCAGCGGTTTGGAAGATCTGGCCGAAACGGTCAATAAAGTACTTGCCGACACTCAACAGTACTATGACACGCACAATATCGGCTGCAAACCTTTTGCGATCGTCAAATCCGACAGCGGAACCTACGGCATGGCGATCATGTCGGTACAGAGCTCCGAAGACATCCTGAGCCTGAACCGCAAACAGCGCAATAAAATGGCCTCGGTCAAAGAGGGATTGCATGTCGAGCAGATGCTGGTTCAGGAAGGCGTTTATACCTACGAAGAGATCGATGGTGCCGTTGCCGAGCCGGTGGTTTATATGATCGGTAATCAGGTCGTCGGCAGTTTCTACCGCGTCCACACCGGTAAAGAGGCGACCGACAACCTGAACTCTCCGGGCATGCATTTCCAACCGTTATCTTATGCCGAACCGGGCATTATGCCGGACGAGACGCAGCAACCGGACTCAGCGCCTAACCGCTTCTACGCATACGGCGTTATTGCCCGCCTTGCGTTGCTGGCGGCTGCTCGCGAAATCGCCGATGCCAAAGGCGATCTTCCGCCTTTGGAAATTCAGTAA
- a CDS encoding FAD:protein FMN transferase: protein MSRIAKQPCALKRRQLFKMAAAAGLSLAFSGCSRSEPPYESQILVFGTEVDIKIYHPDKYAVNEAIAKINRDFQKFHHEWHAWEKGGIVSRINEAITRKQPIEVAESVKTFILKSQQLSESSGYLFDPAIGKLIALWGFHSEQWQGPPPDNEAIHNWLTNRPSIKDLYFIGRRLYSHSTQVQLDFGGNAKGLALDMALQSLQSTGIEHALVSIGGDMKALGTKPGNHPWKVAVSNPHIPAEPIASLALYGEESVVTSGTYQRFFEWQGQRYSHILNPNTGYPATGFASVTVLHPDATTADAAATALLIAGPQQWRHVAEQMQIEYALCIGYSGQIEQTKAMEKRAKLL from the coding sequence ATGAGCCGCATTGCTAAACAGCCCTGCGCGTTAAAACGCCGACAACTGTTTAAAATGGCGGCCGCTGCCGGTTTGTCTTTGGCTTTTAGCGGCTGCTCCCGCAGCGAACCCCCTTACGAGAGTCAAATTCTGGTCTTCGGAACGGAAGTGGACATCAAAATCTACCATCCGGATAAATATGCGGTCAATGAAGCAATCGCTAAAATCAATCGCGACTTTCAGAAATTTCACCATGAATGGCACGCTTGGGAGAAAGGCGGTATCGTCAGTCGCATCAACGAGGCCATTACCCGCAAGCAGCCGATTGAAGTCGCCGAATCGGTAAAGACATTTATTCTTAAATCGCAACAACTCAGCGAATCCAGTGGTTATCTGTTCGACCCCGCTATCGGTAAACTTATCGCCTTATGGGGTTTTCATTCGGAACAGTGGCAAGGCCCGCCGCCCGATAACGAAGCCATCCACAACTGGCTGACAAACCGTCCATCGATTAAAGATTTGTACTTTATCGGTCGCCGCCTGTACAGCCACAGCACTCAGGTGCAACTTGATTTCGGCGGCAATGCCAAAGGCCTCGCTCTCGACATGGCTTTGCAAAGTCTGCAAAGCACGGGCATTGAGCACGCCCTGGTCAGTATCGGCGGCGATATGAAAGCACTGGGTACAAAGCCCGGCAACCACCCTTGGAAAGTCGCAGTCAGCAACCCGCACATCCCGGCTGAGCCAATCGCCTCCCTGGCCCTTTACGGAGAAGAGAGCGTCGTCACCTCGGGTACTTACCAGCGCTTTTTCGAATGGCAAGGTCAGCGTTATTCACACATCCTTAACCCGAACACCGGTTATCCGGCGACAGGCTTCGCTTCAGTGACCGTACTGCATCCGGATGCAACGACCGCGGATGCCGCCGCCACCGCCCTGTTGATTGCCGGGCCGCAACAGTGGCGCCATGTCGCCGAGCAGATGCAAATCGAATACGCGTTATGCATTGGTTATTCAGGTCAAATCGAGCAAACAAAAGCGATGGAAAAACGCGCCAAACTGTTATAA
- the pyrR gene encoding bifunctional pyr operon transcriptional regulator/uracil phosphoribosyltransferase PyrR yields MQELDIDVNALIDKMTAELKPLLIKYPGAKMIGIRTGGEWIAQSLHRQLELTDELGVIDISFYRDDFSKIGLNPTIKPSHIPWDVEDQHLILVDDVLFTGRTVRSALNEIFDFGRPASVTLVTLLDRKGCRELPLQADIVGMPLKCEQTLKLTGPEPLKIMISEPSEVSA; encoded by the coding sequence ATGCAAGAACTGGATATCGACGTCAACGCCCTGATCGATAAAATGACCGCGGAGCTAAAGCCCCTTCTGATCAAATACCCGGGCGCTAAAATGATCGGGATTCGCACCGGCGGAGAATGGATTGCACAATCCCTGCATCGGCAACTCGAATTAACAGATGAACTGGGCGTGATCGACATCTCTTTCTACCGCGACGACTTTTCGAAAATCGGCCTGAACCCGACGATCAAACCGTCGCACATTCCATGGGATGTCGAAGATCAGCATCTGATTCTAGTCGACGATGTCCTCTTTACCGGGCGTACCGTACGTTCGGCGTTGAATGAGATTTTCGATTTCGGTCGCCCTGCCAGTGTCACTCTGGTTACGCTTCTGGATCGTAAAGGGTGTCGCGAACTTCCTTTACAGGCGGATATTGTCGGTATGCCGCTCAAGTGCGAACAGACACTAAAACTAACCGGCCCAGAACCACTTAAAATTATGATTTCCGAGCCATCTGAGGTATCTGCATGA
- the ruvX gene encoding Holliday junction resolvase RuvX, translating to MPKKAIEGNVIGFDFGLRRIGVAIGQTITQTASPETIVDSRDGKPDWDRITELFERWQPVAIVVGLPMRLDGSEQPLTQPARKFGQRLSGRYGKPVFFIEEQLSSIEAEQRHGAKKQRKSSHIDDHAAQIILENWLQQTVPSNS from the coding sequence ATGCCTAAGAAGGCGATTGAAGGCAATGTCATCGGTTTTGATTTCGGATTGCGACGGATCGGCGTTGCGATCGGGCAAACTATTACCCAGACCGCCTCTCCGGAAACCATCGTCGACAGCCGGGACGGCAAACCGGATTGGGATCGGATCACGGAACTTTTTGAAAGATGGCAGCCTGTCGCAATCGTGGTCGGACTGCCAATGCGCCTTGACGGCAGCGAGCAGCCTCTGACGCAGCCGGCACGAAAATTCGGGCAGCGCCTGAGTGGCCGTTACGGAAAACCGGTTTTCTTTATCGAAGAGCAGTTAAGTTCGATCGAAGCGGAGCAGCGCCACGGCGCCAAAAAACAGCGTAAATCATCCCATATCGATGATCATGCGGCACAAATCATTCTAGAGAACTGGCTACAACAGACGGTTCCGTCAAATTCATAA
- a CDS encoding dihydroorotase, with product MRLAILNARVIDPSQNLDKVTSIFLSRGRIVEIADEAPDGFTADQTIDATGKWIIPGLVDLQARLGEPGSSYAGSIASETRAAVAGGVTTICCPPDTSPVNDSQAVTELIQRRARQAATAYVMPIGALTQGLEGKLLSGIYSLVEGGCVALSQANQPVQSALTLKNALEYTASLDTVIMLRCEDQDLKNNGVAHDGPVSSRLGLPAISPSAETTALARDLILVEEAGIRAHFSQLSCARSVEMISEAKKRGLPVTCDVAIHQLLLSEMDVLGFNSLFHVSPPLRSLKDRDALLAGVKSGVIDAIVSDHTPLHRDDKLLPFGESKPGMIGLETLLPLVLKLVQENQLDLDTALKAITHTPASILNIPTGSLENGRPADLVIIDPEAIWTFEEDKIVSEGKNSPFVGWEFIGKVEQTFFQGRPVYKNIEV from the coding sequence ATGAGACTCGCTATTCTGAATGCGCGCGTAATCGACCCGAGCCAAAATCTGGATAAAGTCACCAGTATTTTTCTGTCACGCGGACGAATTGTCGAAATTGCCGATGAAGCTCCGGATGGATTCACTGCCGATCAAACCATTGACGCAACCGGCAAATGGATCATTCCCGGACTGGTTGACCTGCAGGCTCGACTTGGCGAGCCGGGCAGCAGTTATGCCGGTTCGATCGCCAGTGAAACGCGAGCGGCCGTAGCCGGCGGCGTCACAACCATCTGCTGCCCTCCGGACACCAGCCCGGTGAATGACTCACAAGCGGTCACCGAACTGATTCAGCGTCGCGCGCGTCAGGCCGCGACCGCCTATGTTATGCCGATTGGCGCCTTAACTCAGGGGCTGGAAGGCAAGCTTCTCAGCGGAATCTATTCACTGGTTGAAGGCGGCTGCGTCGCACTAAGTCAGGCCAATCAACCGGTACAAAGCGCCCTGACTCTGAAAAACGCACTCGAATATACCGCCTCGCTGGATACAGTTATTATGCTGCGTTGCGAAGATCAGGACCTGAAAAACAACGGTGTGGCGCATGACGGTCCGGTCAGTTCCCGACTCGGTTTGCCGGCAATTTCACCGTCCGCTGAAACGACGGCTTTGGCACGCGACCTGATATTAGTGGAAGAAGCCGGAATCCGTGCACACTTTTCACAATTATCCTGCGCACGCTCGGTAGAGATGATCTCCGAGGCAAAAAAACGAGGACTGCCGGTCACCTGTGACGTAGCCATCCATCAGCTGCTACTTTCAGAAATGGACGTTCTCGGTTTTAACAGTCTGTTCCATGTCTCGCCTCCGTTACGCAGTCTCAAAGATCGCGACGCCCTGCTGGCAGGCGTTAAATCCGGTGTGATCGATGCGATTGTCAGTGATCACACCCCATTGCACCGCGACGATAAACTCTTGCCATTCGGTGAGAGCAAACCGGGAATGATCGGCTTGGAAACCCTGTTACCACTGGTTTTGAAACTGGTTCAGGAAAATCAACTGGATCTGGATACTGCTCTGAAAGCGATTACCCATACACCGGCCAGCATTCTGAATATCCCGACCGGCTCTCTGGAAAACGGTCGACCGGCCGACCTGGTGATTATCGACCCGGAAGCGATCTGGACTTTCGAAGAGGACAAAATTGTCAGCGAAGGTAAAAATTCGCCGTTCGTCGGCTGGGAGTTTATCGGCAAGGTCGAACAGACCTTCTTCCAGGGCAGACCGGTGTATAAGAATATCGAAGTCTAA
- the metK gene encoding methionine adenosyltransferase produces the protein MSKFTVFTSESVSEGHPDKIADQISDAMLDAILEQDPRARVACETFVKTGMVILGGEITTEAWVDQEELVRKVVNDIGYNHGDLGFDGDTCAVLSSIGKQSPEIAMGVDETNEHEQGAGDQGLMFGYASNETDVLMPAPIYYAHRLMERQAYVRKSGQLSWLRPDAKSQVTLRYQDGQPVAIDAVVLSTQHNPEIAQKDLQEAVMEEIIKPVLPSEWLHKETQYHINPTGRFVIGGPVGDAGLTGRKIIVDTYGGMARHGGGAFSGKDPSKVDRSAAYAGRYVAKNIVAAGLADKCEIQVSYAIGVAEPTSISIETFGTEKVDITLIEKLVREHFDLRPKGLISMLDLYRPIYQKTASYGHFGRELPEFSWEKTDKAELLRAEAGL, from the coding sequence ATGAGCAAATTTACCGTATTCACTTCCGAATCCGTATCGGAAGGTCATCCAGATAAAATCGCAGACCAGATTTCGGACGCCATGCTGGACGCCATTCTGGAACAGGATCCGCGTGCCCGTGTCGCCTGCGAAACTTTTGTTAAAACCGGCATGGTCATTCTGGGTGGTGAAATCACTACTGAAGCCTGGGTTGACCAGGAAGAACTGGTTCGTAAAGTCGTTAACGATATCGGTTATAACCACGGCGATCTGGGATTTGACGGTGACACCTGTGCGGTGCTTTCTTCAATCGGTAAACAGTCTCCGGAAATCGCCATGGGTGTAGACGAAACCAACGAACACGAACAAGGCGCCGGTGACCAGGGCCTGATGTTCGGCTATGCATCCAACGAAACCGATGTTCTGATGCCGGCGCCTATCTACTATGCCCACCGTCTAATGGAACGTCAGGCATATGTACGCAAATCCGGTCAACTGAGCTGGCTGCGTCCGGATGCCAAAAGCCAGGTAACCCTGCGTTATCAGGACGGCCAGCCGGTAGCCATTGATGCGGTCGTACTTTCCACACAGCACAACCCTGAAATCGCCCAGAAAGACCTGCAAGAAGCGGTAATGGAAGAGATTATCAAACCGGTTCTGCCGAGCGAGTGGCTACACAAAGAGACCCAATACCATATCAACCCAACCGGCCGTTTTGTTATCGGCGGCCCGGTGGGCGATGCCGGTCTGACCGGTCGTAAGATCATTGTCGATACTTACGGCGGTATGGCACGCCACGGCGGCGGTGCCTTCTCCGGTAAAGATCCATCTAAAGTCGACCGATCAGCGGCCTACGCGGGTCGTTATGTGGCTAAAAACATCGTGGCTGCCGGCTTGGCCGACAAGTGCGAGATCCAGGTATCCTATGCGATCGGCGTCGCTGAACCGACTTCGATCAGCATTGAAACCTTCGGAACCGAGAAAGTCGATATTACCCTTATTGAAAAACTGGTTCGCGAACACTTCGATCTACGTCCGAAAGGCCTGATCAGCATGCTGGATCTGTATCGCCCGATCTACCAGAAGACCGCATCTTACGGACACTTCGGTCGCGAGCTGCCGGAATTCAGTTGGGAAAAAACCGACAAAGCGGAGCTTCTGCGCGCCGAAGCCGGGCTGTAA
- the metF gene encoding methylenetetrahydrofolate reductase [NAD(P)H] — MQSQKKYAQKLSLEFFPPRTEQGMEKLKTVISEIGAMQPEYMSVTYGAGGTTQEKTLETVRYIQTQTEFEAAPHLTCIGASQESVLELLDEYEAMGVKRIVALRGDLPSGMMDPGEFKYASDLIAFIRERKGDTFHLEVAAYPETHPQARNCDIGIKWFKHKVEQGADSAITQYFYNFDSYRYFIDNCEKNGIDLPIIPGIMPITNYENLIRFSQGCGAEVPRWLKCRLESFDEDDKEGMKAFARDVVTELCQKLLDAGAPGLHFYSMNSTQPTLDIAQALTLKNV, encoded by the coding sequence ATGCAATCGCAAAAGAAATATGCACAAAAATTAAGTCTTGAGTTCTTTCCACCCAGAACCGAACAGGGGATGGAAAAACTGAAAACCGTCATTTCCGAGATCGGTGCCATGCAACCGGAATATATGTCGGTTACATACGGCGCCGGTGGCACGACCCAGGAAAAAACTCTGGAAACAGTTCGTTACATTCAGACTCAGACCGAATTTGAAGCCGCCCCGCACCTGACCTGTATCGGTGCCTCGCAAGAGAGCGTTCTTGAGTTGCTTGACGAGTATGAAGCTATGGGCGTCAAACGCATTGTCGCACTGCGCGGTGACCTGCCGTCAGGCATGATGGATCCGGGCGAATTCAAATATGCCAGCGACCTGATCGCGTTTATTCGCGAACGTAAAGGCGACACTTTCCACCTGGAGGTCGCTGCGTATCCGGAAACCCATCCACAGGCACGCAATTGCGATATCGGCATCAAATGGTTCAAACATAAAGTCGAACAAGGCGCTGATTCAGCCATTACCCAATATTTCTACAACTTCGACAGCTATCGCTACTTCATCGATAACTGCGAGAAGAACGGGATCGACCTGCCGATCATTCCGGGCATTATGCCGATTACCAACTACGAGAACCTGATCCGTTTCTCGCAAGGTTGCGGCGCAGAAGTCCCACGCTGGTTGAAATGCCGTCTGGAATCCTTCGACGAAGACGATAAAGAAGGCATGAAAGCCTTTGCGCGTGACGTCGTTACCGAACTGTGTCAGAAGCTGTTGGATGCCGGCGCTCCGGGACTGCATTTCTACAGCATGAACAGTACCCAGCCAACGCTGGATATTGCTCAAGCCCTGACATTGAAAAACGTCTGA
- a CDS encoding 16S rRNA (uracil(1498)-N(3))-methyltransferase yields the protein MRIPRLYLPAEFTEGATLSLSREQAHYALTVLRLKDRHPLELFDGQGNIAQATLEVIGRREANVILQEIHRAHNESPLNSILLQGISRGDRMDYSIQKAVELGVTAIQPLFTERCEVKLKGDKLEKRRSQWQSIAINACEQSGRAFVPEILPIKSLKDFFADASDVQGIVCDPYAEQTLKQLPAPNLHSPLQILVGPEGGLSDEEVAFAVENGFAATRLGPRVLRTETAGPAMLAIAQSLWGDI from the coding sequence ATGCGTATCCCTCGCCTCTATCTGCCGGCCGAGTTCACTGAAGGAGCGACTCTGTCACTGAGTCGCGAACAGGCGCATTATGCTCTGACCGTACTGCGCCTGAAAGACCGGCATCCTCTGGAGCTGTTTGACGGCCAAGGCAATATCGCTCAGGCTACGCTCGAGGTTATCGGACGCCGGGAAGCGAACGTTATCCTGCAAGAGATCCATCGCGCGCACAACGAATCTCCCCTGAACAGCATTCTGTTACAGGGAATTTCCCGTGGCGACCGAATGGATTACAGCATTCAGAAAGCGGTCGAGCTTGGCGTCACCGCCATCCAGCCGTTGTTTACCGAACGCTGTGAAGTCAAACTTAAAGGCGACAAGCTGGAAAAACGCCGCAGTCAGTGGCAGAGCATTGCCATCAATGCCTGCGAACAATCCGGTCGAGCCTTTGTTCCAGAGATTTTACCGATCAAAAGCCTGAAGGATTTTTTTGCCGACGCTAGCGATGTGCAAGGAATCGTTTGCGACCCTTACGCCGAGCAGACCTTGAAACAGCTGCCCGCGCCGAATCTGCACAGCCCCTTGCAAATTCTGGTCGGCCCTGAGGGCGGTCTCAGCGATGAGGAAGTCGCGTTTGCAGTTGAGAACGGATTTGCCGCGACACGACTTGGCCCGCGAGTGTTGCGTACCGAAACGGCCGGTCCGGCGATGTTGGCGATAGCACAAAGTCTCTGGGGAGACATTTAG
- the gshB gene encoding glutathione synthase, with translation MIRLGIVMDPIEGIKPYKDSSFAMLLEAQRRGYELHYMQPEDLYLNNGQPFATSSLLKVWDREKSEQYYGFGASQELPLGELDIILIRQDPPFNNDYLYSTHILEQAEAQGALVVNKPQSLRDANEKLFASWFPHCIPQTLVSADPEKLRAFVSEHQDTIFKPLDAMGGASIFRVKAGDPNLSVIIETMTDHGKHHIMAQIFLPEIKQGDKRVLLINGEPIDYTLARIPQEGETRGNIAAGGSGVGMPITDRERWLCEQIKPTLQAKGLYFVGLDVIGDYITEINVTSPTCIRELDAQFGLNIAGTLFDALELQLNKEAQ, from the coding sequence ATGATCCGACTTGGTATTGTCATGGACCCGATCGAAGGGATTAAACCCTATAAGGACAGCTCTTTTGCCATGCTGCTTGAAGCACAGCGGCGCGGTTACGAGCTGCATTATATGCAGCCGGAAGATCTGTACCTGAATAATGGTCAACCTTTTGCAACCAGCAGTCTGCTCAAGGTATGGGATCGGGAGAAAAGTGAGCAGTATTACGGCTTCGGCGCTTCTCAGGAACTGCCGCTCGGCGAACTGGATATTATCCTTATCCGTCAGGATCCGCCGTTCAATAACGACTATCTATACAGCACCCATATTCTGGAGCAGGCCGAAGCGCAAGGCGCCCTGGTGGTAAACAAGCCGCAAAGCCTGCGTGACGCCAATGAAAAACTGTTTGCCAGCTGGTTCCCGCACTGTATCCCACAAACGCTGGTCAGTGCAGACCCGGAAAAACTGCGCGCTTTCGTAAGCGAACATCAGGACACGATTTTCAAACCGCTGGATGCCATGGGCGGTGCCTCGATCTTTCGTGTTAAAGCCGGTGATCCGAACCTGAGCGTCATTATTGAGACCATGACTGATCACGGTAAACATCACATTATGGCGCAGATCTTTCTGCCGGAGATCAAACAGGGCGACAAGCGTGTTCTGCTGATTAACGGCGAACCGATCGACTATACCTTGGCTCGTATTCCGCAAGAAGGCGAAACCCGCGGCAATATCGCCGCCGGAGGTTCCGGCGTCGGTATGCCGATTACCGATCGAGAGCGCTGGCTGTGCGAACAGATCAAACCAACCCTGCAGGCGAAAGGGCTGTATTTTGTCGGCCTTGATGTCATCGGGGATTACATTACCGAAATCAATGTCACCAGTCCGACCTGTATTCGGGAACTGGATGCGCAATTCGGATTGAATATCGCCGGGACGCTTTTCGACGCTCTGGAACTGCAATTAAACAAAGAGGCACAATGA
- a CDS encoding aspartate carbamoyltransferase catalytic subunit, which yields MKARLTAPNIQLNEQGKLKHLLTLEGLKQQHLLEILDTAESFIDPNSNKIKKVPLLRGKSIMNLFFEPSTRTRTTFEIAEKRLSADIESLDIQTSATKKGESLLDTLWNLQAMQADMFVIRHAESGAAHFFAQHVAPHVHVLNAGDGQHAHPTQALLDMFTIRKKKGDIFDLKVAIIGDILHSRVVRSQIQALSILEAREIRVIGPKTLLPENPEALGVHVYHDIEEGLQDVDVVIMVRLQNERMKSALIPSEKEFFKRYGLTEKRLALAKPDAIVMHPGPINRGVEIDSAVADGAQSVILEQVTYGIAVRMAVMSIIMSNAAQLAQQQAEQQEKEYNLESEAEVEGAR from the coding sequence ATGAAAGCACGCTTGACCGCTCCGAATATTCAGTTAAACGAGCAGGGAAAACTGAAACACCTGCTCACTTTGGAAGGATTAAAACAGCAGCATCTGCTGGAAATCCTCGATACAGCGGAATCCTTTATCGACCCGAACAGTAACAAGATCAAGAAAGTGCCGCTGCTGCGCGGCAAGAGCATTATGAATCTGTTCTTCGAGCCGAGTACGCGCACGCGCACCACTTTTGAAATCGCCGAAAAGCGGCTGTCGGCGGACATCGAAAGTCTGGATATCCAAACTTCGGCCACCAAAAAAGGTGAATCCCTGCTGGATACGCTATGGAATCTGCAGGCAATGCAGGCGGATATGTTTGTTATCCGTCACGCCGAAAGCGGCGCAGCGCATTTCTTTGCCCAGCACGTCGCACCGCATGTCCATGTCCTGAACGCCGGTGACGGTCAGCACGCCCATCCGACTCAGGCGTTGCTGGACATGTTCACTATCCGAAAAAAGAAAGGCGATATCTTCGATCTGAAGGTCGCCATTATCGGTGATATTCTGCATTCGCGCGTAGTGCGTTCGCAAATTCAGGCGCTGAGCATTCTGGAAGCCCGAGAAATCCGTGTAATCGGTCCGAAAACCCTTCTTCCCGAAAATCCGGAAGCCCTTGGCGTACATGTTTATCACGATATCGAGGAAGGCTTACAGGACGTCGATGTCGTCATTATGGTTCGCCTGCAGAACGAGCGCATGAAAAGCGCTCTGATCCCAAGCGAAAAAGAGTTTTTCAAACGCTATGGCCTGACGGAAAAACGTCTTGCTCTTGCCAAACCGGATGCCATTGTCATGCACCCCGGCCCGATCAACCGCGGCGTAGAAATCGACTCGGCCGTTGCCGACGGTGCGCAATCAGTTATTCTCGAGCAGGTTACCTACGGAATCGCCGTACGCATGGCAGTCATGTCGATCATTATGAGCAACGCCGCTCAACTGGCGCAACAGCAAGCGGAACAGCAGGAAAAAGAATACAACCTAGAGAGTGAAGCCGAAGTGGAGGGAGCCCGATGA
- a CDS encoding YqgE/AlgH family protein → MNQMHSLEHHFLVAMPSLDNSWFEKSVIYIVEDNEHGTMGLTINLGHQLDIRTLLEHFHYHYNERNPHLDEQVLLGGPVDVERGFILHQPAGSWKSSMPLRDGLAMTVSDDFLQAVGDGEAPDNFLVCLGFAGWEPGQLAEELQENSWLTIPYNQSLLFETPVEQRWEIALGTLGISPEFLSSEAGHA, encoded by the coding sequence ATGAATCAGATGCACTCTCTCGAACACCATTTTCTGGTTGCAATGCCCTCTCTAGACAACAGCTGGTTTGAAAAATCGGTGATTTATATTGTCGAAGATAACGAGCATGGCACTATGGGACTAACCATTAATCTAGGCCATCAGCTGGACATTCGCACGCTTCTGGAACATTTCCACTACCACTACAACGAACGCAACCCACACTTGGATGAACAAGTGTTGCTGGGCGGCCCCGTGGATGTCGAAAGAGGTTTTATTCTGCACCAGCCCGCCGGAAGCTGGAAAAGCTCCATGCCCCTCAGAGACGGATTGGCAATGACGGTTTCCGATGATTTTCTACAAGCCGTCGGCGATGGCGAAGCGCCGGATAATTTTCTGGTTTGTCTCGGCTTTGCCGGCTGGGAACCGGGACAGCTGGCCGAAGAGTTGCAAGAAAACAGCTGGCTGACAATACCCTACAATCAAAGTCTACTGTTTGAAACGCCGGTCGAACAACGCTGGGAAATCGCCCTGGGAACGCTCGGCATCTCACCGGAATTTTTAAGCAGCGAGGCCGGCCATGCCTAA